In the Gammaproteobacteria bacterium genome, one interval contains:
- the ccmE gene encoding cytochrome c maturation protein CcmE produces MNPKRKQRLALIGALVTLVAVAVGLMLMALNENINLFFSPTQVAAGEVPDNHVFRLGGLVENGSVKRRQDSLEVEFKVTDTAHNIPVVYTGILPDLFREGQGIIALGRLNGNGQFVADEVLAKHDENYMPPEVAEALKAVETSPGNNPLSHPGQGS; encoded by the coding sequence ATGAATCCGAAAAGAAAACAACGACTGGCGCTGATCGGCGCCTTGGTGACCCTGGTGGCCGTCGCCGTGGGTCTGATGCTCATGGCCCTCAACGAGAACATTAATCTGTTTTTCAGCCCCACCCAGGTGGCGGCGGGCGAGGTCCCGGACAACCATGTATTCCGCCTCGGCGGCCTGGTGGAGAACGGCAGCGTCAAGCGCCGTCAGGACTCCCTGGAGGTGGAATTCAAGGTCACCGATACCGCGCACAACATACCCGTGGTTTATACCGGCATCCTGCCCGATCTGTTCCGTGAGGGTCAGGGGATCATCGCCCTCGGGCGGCTGAACGGCAACGGCCAGTTCGTGGCCGACGAGGTACTGGCCAAGCACGACGAGAACTACATGCCGCCGGAGGTGGCCGAGGCCCTGAAGGCGGTGGAAACCAGTCCGGGCAACAACCCGCTCTCCCACCCCGGGCAAGGCTCATGA
- a CDS encoding heme lyase CcmF/NrfE family subunit produces MIPEIGHFALIIALSIAIIQGTLPLLGVWLDRPAWIGVAVPAARAQVLFLAISFICLTYAFLVDDFSVAYVATNSNTAQPLMYKISAVWGAHEGSLLLWVLMLGIWGLAITLFSRSVPEVFTARVLAVIGLVGVGFLLFTLGTSNPFERLFPAPLQGRELNPLLQDPGLAIHPPMLYLGYVGMVVPFAFAIAALLEGRLDSAWVRWTRPWTNVAWMFLTFGIALGSWWAYYELGWGGWWFWDPVENASFMPWLVATALIHSLAVTEKRGSFRSWTVLLSIFAFSLSLLGTFLVRSGVLVSVHAFATDPARGMYILIFLCVVIGSSLLLFAWRAAAVSASARFEWVSKDTFLLLNNILLTVAAASVLIGTLYPLFLDALGLGKISVGPPYFNTVFVPLMLPLLLLMGIGPLARWKKDTPARLARLNRFTLPAAIVLASVTLGLVGKLSDIMVWLGLFAAFWIVVTALYGVRRQMGGKGMRGLSLGFGGMTVAHTGMAVFVVGVTLTSAYSIEQDVRMAPGDSLEVKDYRFQFEGVAPHRGANYRSTMGTMDVYEGGERVTTLYPEKRYYASQENPMTEAAIDAGVTRDLYVALGEPVGSGAWAVRVYHKPFIQWIWFGCLMMGIGGLLASFDRRYRLARRVVRAGGAGATPRPMAGIAEGAGG; encoded by the coding sequence ATGATCCCCGAAATCGGGCATTTCGCCCTCATCATCGCCCTGTCCATCGCGATCATCCAGGGTACTCTGCCATTGCTGGGGGTGTGGCTGGACCGACCCGCATGGATAGGTGTGGCGGTTCCTGCGGCCCGGGCCCAGGTGCTGTTCCTGGCCATCTCCTTCATCTGTCTGACCTATGCCTTCCTGGTGGATGATTTCTCGGTGGCCTACGTCGCCACCAACTCAAACACCGCCCAGCCCCTGATGTACAAGATCTCCGCCGTGTGGGGGGCCCACGAGGGCTCGCTGTTGCTTTGGGTGCTGATGCTGGGGATCTGGGGCCTGGCCATCACCCTGTTCAGCCGCTCCGTGCCGGAGGTCTTCACGGCGCGGGTGCTGGCGGTCATCGGTCTGGTGGGTGTGGGCTTCCTGCTGTTCACCCTGGGCACCTCCAACCCCTTCGAACGCCTGTTCCCGGCACCGCTGCAGGGGCGCGAGCTGAACCCGTTGCTCCAGGACCCCGGGCTCGCCATCCACCCGCCCATGTTGTACCTGGGTTATGTGGGCATGGTAGTGCCCTTCGCCTTTGCCATCGCCGCCCTGCTGGAGGGCCGACTGGATTCCGCATGGGTGCGCTGGACGCGGCCCTGGACCAACGTGGCCTGGATGTTCCTGACCTTCGGCATCGCCCTCGGTAGCTGGTGGGCCTACTATGAACTGGGTTGGGGCGGCTGGTGGTTCTGGGACCCGGTGGAGAACGCCTCGTTCATGCCGTGGCTGGTGGCCACCGCCCTCATCCACTCCCTCGCCGTCACCGAGAAGCGGGGCTCCTTTCGCAGCTGGACGGTCCTGCTGTCCATCTTCGCCTTCTCCCTCAGTCTGTTGGGGACCTTCCTGGTGCGTTCCGGGGTGCTGGTATCCGTCCACGCCTTCGCCACCGATCCGGCGCGCGGGATGTACATACTCATCTTCCTGTGCGTGGTCATCGGCTCTTCCCTGCTGCTGTTCGCCTGGCGTGCCGCCGCGGTGAGTGCCAGCGCCAGGTTCGAGTGGGTATCCAAGGATACCTTTCTGCTGCTGAACAACATCCTGCTCACGGTGGCCGCGGCCAGTGTGCTCATCGGCACCCTCTACCCGCTGTTTCTGGACGCCCTGGGGCTCGGCAAGATCTCGGTGGGACCACCCTACTTCAACACGGTTTTCGTGCCCCTCATGCTGCCCCTGCTGTTGCTCATGGGCATCGGCCCGCTGGCGCGCTGGAAGAAGGACACGCCGGCGCGGCTCGCGCGGCTGAACCGCTTCACCCTGCCCGCGGCCATCGTGCTCGCCTCGGTGACCCTCGGACTGGTGGGTAAGCTGTCGGACATCATGGTATGGCTGGGTCTGTTCGCGGCCTTCTGGATCGTGGTCACGGCCCTCTATGGCGTCCGCCGCCAGATGGGTGGCAAGGGCATGCGGGGCCTGTCTCTCGGCTTCGGCGGCATGACCGTCGCCCACACGGGTATGGCGGTGTTCGTGGTCGGGGTGACCCTCACCTCGGCCTACAGCATCGAGCAGGACGTGCGCATGGCCCCCGGCGACAGCCTCGAAGTGAAGGATTATCGCTTCCAGTTCGAGGGTGTGGCGCCCCATCGGGGGGCCAATTACCGTTCCACCATGGGGACCATGGATGTCTATGAGGGTGGTGAACGCGTTACCACGCTCTATCCCGAGAAACGATACTATGCCTCCCAGGAGAACCCCATGACCGAGGCCGCCATCGACGCCGGGGTGACCCGGGACCTCTACGTCGCCCTCGGTGAGCCGGTGGGCAGTGGTGCCTGGGCGGTGCGCGTCTACCACAAGCCCTTCATACAGTGGATCTGGTTCGGTTGCCTGATGATGGGCATAGGCGGCCTCTTGGCCTCCTTCGACCGGCGCTACCGTCTGGCTCGCCGGGTGGTGAGGGCGGGTGGTGCCGGCGCGACGCCACGGCCGATGGCCGGCATAGCAGAGGGTGCCGGGGGATGA
- a CDS encoding cytochrome c-type biogenesis protein, translating into MKMTRLLLILLACGLAAGAWGSVEPLSFSSPEAERRYKNLIEELRCLVCQNQNLAASDADLAKDLRRETYNMVEEGKTEGEVIDFMVDRYGDFVLYRPPVKSTTLLLWLTPLLLALAGLTVLFLQIRKRKAASASSDEALSAEEQARLDNLLDHSPSDSRDN; encoded by the coding sequence ATGAAAATGACGCGGCTGCTGCTGATTCTCCTGGCCTGCGGTCTGGCCGCCGGTGCCTGGGGATCGGTGGAACCACTGTCCTTCTCCTCCCCCGAGGCGGAGAGACGCTACAAGAACCTCATCGAGGAACTCCGCTGCCTGGTGTGTCAGAACCAGAACCTCGCCGCCTCCGATGCCGATCTGGCGAAGGATCTGCGACGTGAGACCTACAACATGGTGGAGGAAGGCAAGACCGAGGGTGAGGTCATCGACTTCATGGTGGACCGCTACGGCGATTTCGTCCTCTACCGGCCACCCGTCAAGAGTACCACCCTGCTATTGTGGCTGACGCCGCTGCTTCTGGCACTGGCCGGCCTGACGGTTCTGTTCCTGCAGATCAGGAAACGCAAGGCAGCCAGTGCATCCAGCGACGAGGCCCTGAGCGCCGAGGAACAGGCTCGCCTCGACAATCTGCTCGACCATTCTCCCTCCGACTCCCGGGATAACTGA
- a CDS encoding cytochrome c maturation protein CcmE has protein sequence MRIPRFLHRFSSPRIYYGIAGWLSQWTLAVALGLMVVGLYIGLVLAPTHSEQGESYRIIFIHVPAASNSMMVYVVMAVASLIFLVWRIKLADVVAAASAPIGASFTFLALVTGSIWGKPTWGTWWQWDARLTSELILLFLYLGYMALRAAIENRQNAGRAAAVLALVGVINIPIIHYSVQWWNTLHQGATISKFSQPSIQGTMLAALLLMMAMFVFFYATALLVRGRCMVLQNEVRASWVREPPVTRPQYVAWTIPLIAIIFTAWLHLSSEREAVYSPGELAQVSAVEHEAITVQGVVRDVEDHGAIKRFRLAVDDAAVDIRFPGNLPAQFRAGWGARVTGTYAAETGRIEARSVAALNVRDHSSYVIIAYLIALVTLLINALAPYRCLATSKAVIARRHRREELDR, from the coding sequence ATGCGTATACCACGATTCCTTCACCGTTTCTCCTCGCCCCGCATTTACTACGGCATCGCCGGCTGGCTGTCCCAATGGACCCTGGCAGTGGCCCTCGGCCTGATGGTAGTCGGCCTCTATATCGGCCTGGTGCTGGCGCCCACCCATTCCGAGCAGGGGGAGAGTTACCGCATCATCTTCATCCACGTGCCGGCCGCTTCCAATTCCATGATGGTGTATGTGGTCATGGCGGTGGCGAGCCTCATCTTTTTAGTTTGGCGCATCAAGCTGGCGGACGTAGTGGCGGCCGCCAGCGCGCCCATCGGGGCCTCTTTCACCTTTCTGGCTCTCGTGACCGGCTCCATCTGGGGCAAGCCCACTTGGGGGACCTGGTGGCAATGGGATGCGCGGCTGACCTCGGAACTGATCCTGCTGTTCCTGTATCTCGGTTACATGGCCCTGCGGGCGGCCATCGAGAATCGCCAGAATGCGGGACGGGCCGCCGCGGTGCTGGCCCTCGTGGGGGTCATCAACATCCCCATCATCCACTACTCGGTGCAGTGGTGGAACACCCTCCATCAGGGCGCCACCATCAGCAAGTTCTCCCAGCCCTCCATCCAGGGCACCATGCTCGCGGCGCTGCTGCTGATGATGGCCATGTTCGTATTCTTCTACGCCACTGCCTTGCTGGTGCGGGGGCGCTGCATGGTGTTGCAGAACGAGGTCCGGGCATCCTGGGTCCGGGAGCCGCCCGTGACCCGGCCGCAATACGTCGCCTGGACCATCCCGTTGATCGCGATCATATTCACGGCATGGTTGCACCTGTCATCGGAGCGTGAAGCCGTTTACAGTCCCGGTGAACTGGCACAGGTCTCCGCAGTCGAACACGAGGCGATCACCGTGCAGGGGGTCGTGCGGGACGTCGAGGACCACGGGGCCATCAAGCGTTTTCGTCTGGCAGTGGACGACGCGGCCGTGGATATACGCTTCCCGGGCAATCTCCCGGCACAGTTCAGGGCCGGCTGGGGTGCCCGGGTGACCGGCACGTACGCCGCGGAGACGGGGCGCATCGAGGCCCGTTCCGTGGCCGCCCTCAATGTACGGGACCACAGCAGTTACGTCATAATCGCCTACCTGATTGCCCTGGTGACGCTGCTGATCAACGCGCTGGCGCCTTATCGTTGTCTGGCAACGAGCAAGGCCGTCATTGCGCGCAGACACAGGCGCGAGGAACTCGATAGATGA
- the ccmB gene encoding heme exporter protein CcmB, producing the protein MGHVFVRVLMRDLTLAFRHRGELANPLVFFVMVVSLFPLGIGPAPSTLAEIAPGIIWVAALLASMLALDAMFRTDFEDGSLEQMALSHHPLSVIVLAKVLAHWLITGLPLIIIAPLLGVLLYLPGDAMWVLVASLALGTPVLSLIGAIGTGLTVGLKRGGVLLSLLVLPLYVPVLIFGALAVNDATAGLSVAGHLYLMGALLVLSIALSPLATAAAIRVSIG; encoded by the coding sequence ATGGGCCACGTCTTCGTCAGGGTCCTGATGCGGGACCTGACCCTGGCGTTCCGGCACCGCGGCGAACTGGCCAATCCCCTGGTGTTTTTCGTCATGGTGGTCAGCCTGTTCCCTCTGGGTATAGGTCCGGCGCCTTCCACCCTGGCGGAGATCGCGCCGGGGATCATCTGGGTGGCCGCGCTGCTGGCTTCCATGCTCGCCCTGGATGCCATGTTCCGTACGGATTTCGAGGACGGCTCCCTTGAACAGATGGCCTTGAGCCACCACCCCCTGTCGGTGATCGTCCTGGCCAAGGTACTGGCCCATTGGCTGATCACCGGCCTGCCCCTGATTATCATCGCGCCGTTGTTGGGGGTGCTGCTGTATCTGCCGGGTGACGCCATGTGGGTGCTGGTGGCCAGCCTCGCCCTCGGCACCCCCGTACTGAGTCTCATCGGTGCCATCGGCACGGGGCTCACGGTGGGGCTGAAGCGCGGTGGCGTGCTGTTGTCCCTGCTGGTGCTCCCCCTCTATGTGCCGGTGCTGATCTTCGGCGCCCTGGCCGTCAACGATGCCACCGCCGGGCTCAGCGTAGCGGGTCATCTCTATCTCATGGGGGCGTTGCTGGTCCTCTCCATCGCCCTATCCCCTCTGGCAACCGCTGCCGCCATCCGGGTCAGCATCGGCTAG
- a CDS encoding DsbE family thiol:disulfide interchange protein has translation MMRLLIPFGIFIVLIVFLGIGLGLNPREVPSPLINKAAPAFELPTLADAERSIGLEDLKADGVVLFNVWASWCVACRHEHPLLVSLARQNVIPIYGLNYKDERPAALQWLRQLGNPYKASVYDEDGRVGIDWGVYGVPETFVVDGDGIIRHKHTGPLTVEAWETEVLPRIRRLQEGEG, from the coding sequence ATGATGCGACTGCTGATTCCCTTCGGAATCTTCATCGTCCTGATCGTTTTCCTGGGTATCGGGCTCGGCCTTAACCCCCGCGAGGTACCCTCCCCTCTCATCAACAAGGCGGCTCCGGCGTTCGAGTTGCCCACCCTGGCGGATGCCGAAAGGTCCATCGGTCTGGAAGACCTCAAGGCCGATGGTGTCGTGTTGTTCAATGTGTGGGCGAGCTGGTGCGTGGCCTGTCGTCACGAACATCCCTTGCTGGTGTCCCTCGCGCGCCAGAACGTCATCCCCATCTATGGTCTGAACTACAAGGATGAACGACCGGCGGCGCTGCAGTGGCTGCGACAACTCGGCAACCCCTACAAGGCGAGCGTCTATGACGAGGATGGTCGGGTCGGTATCGACTGGGGGGTCTACGGCGTCCCCGAAACCTTCGTGGTGGATGGTGATGGCATCATTCGCCACAAACACACCGGACCACTGACGGTAGAGGCCTGGGAGACGGAAGTGCTGCCGCGGATCCGGCGGCTACAGGAGGGCGAAGGATGA